Proteins encoded together in one Hylaeus volcanicus isolate JK05 chromosome 3, UHH_iyHylVolc1.0_haploid, whole genome shotgun sequence window:
- the LOC128873942 gene encoding DNA polymerase eta-like, translated as MANSNDRIIVLIDMDCFFCQVEAKLRPEYAGKPLAVVQYNQWKLGGIIAVNYEAREYGVTRHMRGAEAKEKCPDLILASVPCLRGKADTSRYRSAGREVIDVIKTHSNIVERASVDEAYLDLTDVIDKSLQINSISPENLITQLSNTFIVGYSEVGKNDEEERSKGTKTWILNIFEELEDVQAQKLAIAGVIVEELRNDIFQKTGFRCSAGIAQNKILAKLACGLHKPNRQTILPAAAVSSLYSTLPIKKVRNLGGKFGDVVVESLNCNVMGDLLQYSLQYLQERFDDKTGLWLYNIARGVDHEPVTMRLVSKSIGACKKFPGKQAITSLDVLQHWAGELAAEVCERLEQDLEENERRATLLTICYHYYQNKNVVSQSRSCTLNSYKPEKMASRCVEMISKSTQCPVAYIGLSVGKFIPAKGSENFMNFFKTSRLEHQQKTSVQPSIEVKHTESTNNTIETVIDNINKNTNMNSNDNKMENPSNNRVNDVAKNCKSSVQLSERTPDMEINCSPTTRRLNNLITSLNQPNKKKTFHERKDSNSNLNESLDQDQFKESFFLNVFNPKDSKIKDTAIHETDLTEFNKDENVGKTDNDYNKSESGEIDFDTAQCSSSEFVQTSANVIIKENSRASNFRSTIKLEEIFPDLNDIDPNVVVLLPPDLQNEAKLYIKKQSKKNNTRETVTKNTKIKNKSKSNVSKGKKSNGIYNFLVKKDPTKVIDVPSVRCLQCHDTIPVSKYDEHCDFHVAENLQKKINDTMLETARVKRKVDTCDIDANSVKRRSNEVILKPEENYKPTTSFLS; from the exons ATGGCGAATTCGAACGAtagaattattgttttaatagaCATGGATTGTTTCTTTTGTCAAGTTGAAGCAAAATTACGACCAGAATATGCAGGAAAACCACTCGCTGTTGTGCAATACAATCAATGGAAATTAGGAGG AATAATTGCTGTCAATTATGAAGCAAGAGAATATGGTGTTACACGACATATGAGGGGAGCAGAAGCTAAAGAAAAATGTCCAGATCTAATTTTAGCTAGTGTACCATGTCTTCGTGGGAAAGCTGATACATCAAG atatAGAAGTGCTGGTCGTGAAGTAATTGATGTTATAAAAACCCACTCCAATATAGTAGAAAGAGCTAGTGTAGATGAAGCATATTTAGACCTTACCGATGTTATTGACAAAAGTTTACAGATAAACTCTATTTCCccagaaaatttaataacacaGCTATCAAATACATTTATAGTAGGATACTCAGAAGTTGGAAAGAATGATGAAG aagagagaagtaaaggtacaaaaacttggatattaaatatttttgaagaacTCGAAGATGTACAGGCTCAAAAACTTGCGATAGCTGGTGTAATAGTTGAAGAATTGagaaatgatatatttcagAAAACAGGATTTAGATGCTCAGCTGGCATTGCACAAAATAAG ATATTAGCTAAATTAGCATGTGGATTACACAAACCAAATCGACAAACAATATTACCTGCTGCTGCGGTATCGTCGCTTTATTCAACATTaccaattaaaaaagttagGAATCTCGGCGGAAAATTTGGAGATGTTGTTGTTGAATCTCTCAATTGTAATGTTATGGGTGACTTACTGCAGTATTCACTGCAATATTTACAAGAACGTTTTGATGACAAAACGGG ATTATGGTTATATAATATCGCTCGTGGTGTAGACCATGAGCCCGTTACTATGCGGCTTGTGTCAAAGTCGATCGGAGCGTGTAAAAAATTTCCTGGAAAACAAGCTATTACTTCGTTAGACGTG TTACAACATTGGGCTGGAGAATTGGCAGCAGAAGTTTGCGAACGTCTCGAACAAGACCTCGAGGAAAATGAACGACGCGCGACACTACTTACGATAtgttatcattattatcaaaacaaaaatgtagtATCTCAATCACGTTCTTGTActttaaattcatacaaacCAGAAAAAATGGCAAGTCGTTGCGTGGAAATGATATCTAAATCAACACAATGTCCAGTTGCGTATATAGGCCTATCGGTTGGTAAATTTATACCTGCTAAAGGTAGCGagaatttcatgaattttttcaaaacgagTAGGTTAGAACATCAACAGAAAACAAGTGTTCAACCAAGTATAGAAGTGAAACACACGGAATCAACAAATAATACTATTGAAACAGTAATagataatataaacaaaaataccaATATGAATtctaatgataataaaatggaGAACCCATCAAATAATAGAGTAAACGATGTTGCCAAAAACTGTAAAAGTAGCGTGCAGTTAAGTGAACGAACTCCTGatatggaaataaattgttcgcCTACTACTagaagattaaataatttaattacgtcATTGAACCAACcaaacaagaagaaaacatTTCATGAAAGAAAAGATAGTAACTCTAACTTAAACGAGTCCTTAGACCAAGACCAATttaaagaatcattttttttgaatgtttttaatcCAAAAGACAGTAAGATAAAAGACACAGCTATACATGAAACTGATTTAACTGAATTCAACAAAGATGAAAATGTTGGTAAAACTGACAATGATTATAACAAAAGTGAATCTGGTGAAATAGACTTTGATACAGCACAGTGTAGTTCTAGTGAATTTGTACAAACATCCGCGAACGTaataataaaggaaaataGTAGAGCGAGTAATTTTCGAAGTACTATAAAactagaagaaatatttcccGATTTAAATGATATTGATCCGAACGTCGTCGTATTGCTGCCTCCGGATTTACAAAATGAagcaaaattatacataaaaaaacaaagtaaaaaaaacaatacaagAGAAACTGTAACAAAGAatacaaagataaaaaataaatctaaaagtAATGTTTCGAAAGGGAAGAAAAGCAATggcatttataattttctagttAAAAAAGATCCAACTAAAGTTATCGATGTACCATCCGTACGTTGTTTACAATGCCATGACACAATACCCGTATCAAAATATGATGAGCATTGCGACTTTCATGTAgctgaaaatttgcaaaagaaaataaatgatacgaTGCTAGAAACCGCaagagtaaaaagaaaagtcgaTACATGTGACATAGACGCTAATTCTGTGAAACGTCGTTCAAACGAAGTTATTTTAAAAccagaagaaaattataaacctACAACGTCGTTTctatcgtaa
- the LOC128874254 gene encoding probable ATP-dependent RNA helicase DDX49, whose product MTFSELNLSSWIVKQCNSMGLKKPTPIQENCIPKILAGNDCIGCAKTGSGKTLAFALPILQKLSEDPYGIFALILTPTRELAFQIADQFSAIGKSICLKRCVIVGGMDMVVQGLELSKHPHIVVATPGRLADHLESCNTFSLKRIKFLVLDEADRLLGGHFDDQLKTVFNALPQKKQVLLFSATMTDTLDKVKHIASGEVFIWESKDDSGTATVKELDQRYVLSPSDVRDSFLVEVVRTFRTTNKDGSIMIFTDTCKHCQLLSMTLNEIGFKNVALHAMIKQKDRLAALSQFKSNHIKILIATDVAARGLDIPTVQLVINHIVPNVPKEYIHRVGRTARAGKGGMAITLITPYDIKLLHAIEDAIGTKLTEYKVNDKEIVTIITQISVAKREAEMKLDETNFYEKKIINKRKKLILEGKDPDEIEEILEKYKSSKSKKQKRKLVDSTHNTDKSD is encoded by the exons ATGACATTTtccgaattaaatttaagcTCATGGATTGTCAAGCAATGCAATTCCATGG GTTTAAAAAAACCTACGCCAATTCAAGAAAACTGTATTCCAAAAATTTTAGCTGGCAACGATTGTATTGGTTGCGCAAAAACTGGTAGTGGTAAAACACTTGCCTTTGCACTTCctattttgcaaaaattatcTGAAGATCCATATGGCATTTTTGCCCTTATTTTAACCCCTACCAGAGAGCTTGCTTTTCAA ATTGCAGACCAATTCTCAGCAATAGGAAAATCTATCTGTTTAAAAAGATGTGTTATAGTCGGAGGAATGGACATGGTTGTACAAGGCTTAGAGTTGTCAAAGCACCCACACATAGTTGTCGCAACTCCAGGACGTTTGGCAGATCATTTAGAGAGttgtaatacattttctttaaagaGAATTAAGTTTTTAGTTTTGGATGAAGCTGACAGACTTCTAGGGGGTCATTTTGATGATCAATTAAAAACTGTATTTAATGCCTTGCCTCAGAAAAAACAAGTTCTTCTTTTTAGTGCAACAATGACAGACACTCTTGATAAAGTGAAACATATTGCATCTGGAGag GTCTTCATATGGGAATCCAAGGATGATTCTGGTACAGCTACAGTAAAAGAACTTGATCAACGCTATGTGCTTAGTCCAAGCGATGTTCGCGATTCTTTCTTGGTTGAAGTAGTTAGAACATTTCGAACAACCAACAAGGATGGATCGATAATGATATTTACAGATACTTGCAa GCATTGTCAATTGTTATCCATGACATTAAACGAAATTGGTTTCAAAAATGTAGCTCTTCATGCTATGATTAAACAGAAAGATCGTCTTGCGGCACTTAGCCAGTTTAAGTCAAATCATATAAAGATCTTAATAGCTACAGATGTTGCAGCAAGAGGGTTAGACATTCCTACAGTTCAATTAGTTATAAATCATATTGTGCCAAATGTACCGAAGGAATACATTCATAGAGTTGGTAGAACAGCTAGAGCAGGCAAAGGAGGTATGGCGATTACTCTGATAACGCCATACGACATCAAATTGTTGCATGCCATTGAGGATGCCATTGGGACGAAATTAACAGAATATAAAGTTAAcg aTAAAGAAATAGTTACGATCATTACGCAAATATCTGTCGCTAAACGAGAAgctgaaatgaaattggatgaaacaaatttttacgaaaaaaaaataatcaataaacgCAAAAAACTAATTCTCGAAGGGAAAGATCCAGATGAAATCGAGGAGATTTTGGAGAAATATAAATCTAGTAaatcgaagaaacaaaaaaggaaacttgTTGATAGTACTCATAATACAGATAAGTCTgattaa